Proteins encoded within one genomic window of Hevea brasiliensis isolate MT/VB/25A 57/8 chromosome 8, ASM3005281v1, whole genome shotgun sequence:
- the LOC110668068 gene encoding alpha-galactosidase 3 isoform X7: MGKRCCFFSLYFVGLSLSLWLIREAVAGREEPLLQSYEKWNFGYSKSFSMIFDTSKYGIFQLNNGLARTPQMGWNSWNFFACNINEIVIKETADALISTGLADLGYVYVNIDDCWSSATREVQGQLVPDPKTFPSGIKALADYVHGKGLKLGIYSDAGIFTCQVRPGSLYHEKDDADLFASWDVDYLKYDNCYNLGIEPKKRYPPMRDALNATGRTIFYSLCEWGVDDPALWAGKVGNSWRTTDDINNSWASMTTLADLNDKWAAYAGPGGWNDPDMLEVGNGGMTYQEYRAHFSIWALMKAPLLIGCDVRNMTAETYEILTNEEVIAINQDPLGVQGRKVYTAGTDGCLQVWAGPLSGNRLVVALWNRCSKAATVTAKWNVLGLESGTSVSVRNLWQHKDVTGDAVASFGARVDSHDCAMYIFTPQSASRSEF, translated from the exons ATGGGGAAGAGATGCTGTTTTTTCTCTCTGTATTTTGTGGGTCTTTCTCTATCTTTATGGCTGATTCGAGAGGCAGTTGCAGGGAGAGAAGAGCCTCTGCTGCAGAGCTATGAGAAATGGAATTTTGGGTATAGCAAATCTTTTAGTATGATTTTTGATACTTCCAAGTATGGGATTTTTCAGCTCAACAACGGCTTGGCTCGAACTCCTCAGATGGG ATGGAATAGCTGGAATTTTTTTGCTTGCAATATCAATGAAATTGTCATCAAGGAAACAG CTGATGCACTTATTTCAACTGGCTTGGCTGATTTAGGTTATGTTTATGTCAACATAG ATGATTGTTGGTCTTCTGCAACACGAGAGGTACAG GGTCAGTTGGTCCCTGATCCAAAAACATTTCCATCGGGAATCAAAGCTCTTGCGGATTATGTACATGGGAAAGGCCTCAAGCTTGGTATCTATTCTGATGCTGG GATTTTTACATGTCAAGTTCGACCAGGGTCACTTTACCATGAAAAAGATGATGCAGACTTGTTTGCTTCTTGG GATGTGGATTATCTAAAGTATGATAACTGTTACAATTTGGGCATTGAACCAAAAAAAAG GTACCCACCAATGCGTGATGCTCTTAATGCAACTGGACGTACAATTTTCTATTCACTTTGTGAATG GGGTGTCGATGACCCTGCCTTATGGGCTGGGAAAGTTGGAAATAGTTGGCGCACAACAGATGACATCAACAATTCATGGGCAAG CATGACCACTTTAGCTGATCTGAATGATAAATGGGCAGCCTACGCAGGACCTGGTGGATGGAATG ATCCAGATATGTTGGAAGTTGGCAATGGAGGCATGACTTACCAGGAGTATCGTGCTCATTTTAGCATCTGGGCTTTGATGAAG GCCCCACTTTTGATTGGTTGCGACGTGAGAAACATGACAGCAGAAACTTATGAGATTCTAACAAATGAGGAGGTCATTGCCATAAACCAAG ACCCACTTGGGGTCCAGGGAAGGAAAGTTTACACTGCTGGAACTGATGGTTGCCTACAG GTCTGGGCAGGTCCTTTGTCAGGAAATCGCTTAGTGGTTGCTCTCTGGAATCGTTGTTCCAAAGCTGCAACAGTTACAGCTAAATGGAATGTACTTGGGCTTGAATCTGGCACCAGTGTCTCAGTGCGAAACTTGTGGCAG CACAAAGATGTTACAGGAGATGCAGTGGCATCATTTGGTGCTCGAGTTGATTCTCATGACTGTGCAATGTATATCTTTACTCCCCAGTCAGCATCACGCTCTGAATTTTAA
- the LOC110668068 gene encoding alpha-galactosidase 3 isoform X6 yields MGKRCCFFSLYFVGLSLSLWLIREAVAGREEPLLQSYEKWNFGYSKSFSMIFDTSKYGIFQLNNGLARTPQMGWNSWNFFACNINEIVIKETADALISTGLADLGYVYVNIDDCWSSATREVQDVDYLKYDNCYNLGIEPKKRYPPMRDALNATGRTIFYSLCEWGVDDPALWAGKVGNSWRTTDDINNSWASMTTLADLNDKWAAYAGPGGWNDPDMLEVGNGGMTYQEYRAHFSIWALMKAPLLIGCDVRNMTAETYEILTNEEVIAINQDPLGVQGRKVYTAGTDGCLQVWAGPLSGNRLVVALWNRCSKAATVTAKWNVLGLESGTSVSVRNLWQVRKLNHMEISAEFTGIEGINNSTKMLQEMQWHHLVLELILMTVQCISLLPSQHHALNFNFVPMHCCVILVHGGDSTLAYASIFMHLISFEDEKTRVLL; encoded by the exons ATGGGGAAGAGATGCTGTTTTTTCTCTCTGTATTTTGTGGGTCTTTCTCTATCTTTATGGCTGATTCGAGAGGCAGTTGCAGGGAGAGAAGAGCCTCTGCTGCAGAGCTATGAGAAATGGAATTTTGGGTATAGCAAATCTTTTAGTATGATTTTTGATACTTCCAAGTATGGGATTTTTCAGCTCAACAACGGCTTGGCTCGAACTCCTCAGATGGG ATGGAATAGCTGGAATTTTTTTGCTTGCAATATCAATGAAATTGTCATCAAGGAAACAG CTGATGCACTTATTTCAACTGGCTTGGCTGATTTAGGTTATGTTTATGTCAACATAG ATGATTGTTGGTCTTCTGCAACACGAGAGGTACAG GATGTGGATTATCTAAAGTATGATAACTGTTACAATTTGGGCATTGAACCAAAAAAAAG GTACCCACCAATGCGTGATGCTCTTAATGCAACTGGACGTACAATTTTCTATTCACTTTGTGAATG GGGTGTCGATGACCCTGCCTTATGGGCTGGGAAAGTTGGAAATAGTTGGCGCACAACAGATGACATCAACAATTCATGGGCAAG CATGACCACTTTAGCTGATCTGAATGATAAATGGGCAGCCTACGCAGGACCTGGTGGATGGAATG ATCCAGATATGTTGGAAGTTGGCAATGGAGGCATGACTTACCAGGAGTATCGTGCTCATTTTAGCATCTGGGCTTTGATGAAG GCCCCACTTTTGATTGGTTGCGACGTGAGAAACATGACAGCAGAAACTTATGAGATTCTAACAAATGAGGAGGTCATTGCCATAAACCAAG ACCCACTTGGGGTCCAGGGAAGGAAAGTTTACACTGCTGGAACTGATGGTTGCCTACAG GTCTGGGCAGGTCCTTTGTCAGGAAATCGCTTAGTGGTTGCTCTCTGGAATCGTTGTTCCAAAGCTGCAACAGTTACAGCTAAATGGAATGTACTTGGGCTTGAATCTGGCACCAGTGTCTCAGTGCGAAACTTGTGGCAGGTAAGGAAACTGAATCACATGGAGATTTCGGCAGAGTTTACTGGTATTGAAGGCATAAACAACAG CACAAAGATGTTACAGGAGATGCAGTGGCATCATTTGGTGCTCGAGTTGATTCTCATGACTGTGCAATGTATATCTTTACTCCCCAGTCAGCATCACGCTCTGAATTTTAATTTTGTTCCTATGCATTGCTGTGTGATTCTAGTTCATGGGGGTGATTCCACTCTTGCTTATGCTTCAATATTTATGCATCTAATTTCCTTTGAAGATGAGAAAACTAGAGTGTTATTATAG
- the LOC110668068 gene encoding alpha-galactosidase 3 isoform X2 codes for MGKRCCFFSLYFVGLSLSLWLIREAVAGREEPLLQSYEKWNFGYSKSFSMIFDTSKYGIFQLNNGLARTPQMGWNSWNFFACNINEIVIKETADALISTGLADLGYVYVNIDDCWSSATREGQLVPDPKTFPSGIKALADYVHGKGLKLGIYSDAGIFTCQVRPGSLYHEKDDADLFASWDVDYLKYDNCYNLGIEPKKRYPPMRDALNATGRTIFYSLCEWGVDDPALWAGKVGNSWRTTDDINNSWASMTTLADLNDKWAAYAGPGGWNDPDMLEVGNGGMTYQEYRAHFSIWALMKAPLLIGCDVRNMTAETYEILTNEEVIAINQDPLGVQGRKVYTAGTDGCLQVWAGPLSGNRLVVALWNRCSKAATVTAKWNVLGLESGTSVSVRNLWQVRKLNHMEISAEFTGIEGINNSTKMLQEMQWHHLVLELILMTVQCISLLPSQHHALNFNFVPMHCCVILVHGGDSTLAYASIFMHLISFEDEKTRVLL; via the exons ATGGGGAAGAGATGCTGTTTTTTCTCTCTGTATTTTGTGGGTCTTTCTCTATCTTTATGGCTGATTCGAGAGGCAGTTGCAGGGAGAGAAGAGCCTCTGCTGCAGAGCTATGAGAAATGGAATTTTGGGTATAGCAAATCTTTTAGTATGATTTTTGATACTTCCAAGTATGGGATTTTTCAGCTCAACAACGGCTTGGCTCGAACTCCTCAGATGGG ATGGAATAGCTGGAATTTTTTTGCTTGCAATATCAATGAAATTGTCATCAAGGAAACAG CTGATGCACTTATTTCAACTGGCTTGGCTGATTTAGGTTATGTTTATGTCAACATAG ATGATTGTTGGTCTTCTGCAACACGAGAG GGTCAGTTGGTCCCTGATCCAAAAACATTTCCATCGGGAATCAAAGCTCTTGCGGATTATGTACATGGGAAAGGCCTCAAGCTTGGTATCTATTCTGATGCTGG GATTTTTACATGTCAAGTTCGACCAGGGTCACTTTACCATGAAAAAGATGATGCAGACTTGTTTGCTTCTTGG GATGTGGATTATCTAAAGTATGATAACTGTTACAATTTGGGCATTGAACCAAAAAAAAG GTACCCACCAATGCGTGATGCTCTTAATGCAACTGGACGTACAATTTTCTATTCACTTTGTGAATG GGGTGTCGATGACCCTGCCTTATGGGCTGGGAAAGTTGGAAATAGTTGGCGCACAACAGATGACATCAACAATTCATGGGCAAG CATGACCACTTTAGCTGATCTGAATGATAAATGGGCAGCCTACGCAGGACCTGGTGGATGGAATG ATCCAGATATGTTGGAAGTTGGCAATGGAGGCATGACTTACCAGGAGTATCGTGCTCATTTTAGCATCTGGGCTTTGATGAAG GCCCCACTTTTGATTGGTTGCGACGTGAGAAACATGACAGCAGAAACTTATGAGATTCTAACAAATGAGGAGGTCATTGCCATAAACCAAG ACCCACTTGGGGTCCAGGGAAGGAAAGTTTACACTGCTGGAACTGATGGTTGCCTACAG GTCTGGGCAGGTCCTTTGTCAGGAAATCGCTTAGTGGTTGCTCTCTGGAATCGTTGTTCCAAAGCTGCAACAGTTACAGCTAAATGGAATGTACTTGGGCTTGAATCTGGCACCAGTGTCTCAGTGCGAAACTTGTGGCAGGTAAGGAAACTGAATCACATGGAGATTTCGGCAGAGTTTACTGGTATTGAAGGCATAAACAACAG CACAAAGATGTTACAGGAGATGCAGTGGCATCATTTGGTGCTCGAGTTGATTCTCATGACTGTGCAATGTATATCTTTACTCCCCAGTCAGCATCACGCTCTGAATTTTAATTTTGTTCCTATGCATTGCTGTGTGATTCTAGTTCATGGGGGTGATTCCACTCTTGCTTATGCTTCAATATTTATGCATCTAATTTCCTTTGAAGATGAGAAAACTAGAGTGTTATTATAG
- the LOC110668068 gene encoding alpha-galactosidase 3 isoform X1 — MGKRCCFFSLYFVGLSLSLWLIREAVAGREEPLLQSYEKWNFGYSKSFSMIFDTSKYGIFQLNNGLARTPQMGWNSWNFFACNINEIVIKETADALISTGLADLGYVYVNIDDCWSSATREVQGQLVPDPKTFPSGIKALADYVHGKGLKLGIYSDAGIFTCQVRPGSLYHEKDDADLFASWDVDYLKYDNCYNLGIEPKKRYPPMRDALNATGRTIFYSLCEWGVDDPALWAGKVGNSWRTTDDINNSWASMTTLADLNDKWAAYAGPGGWNDPDMLEVGNGGMTYQEYRAHFSIWALMKAPLLIGCDVRNMTAETYEILTNEEVIAINQDPLGVQGRKVYTAGTDGCLQVWAGPLSGNRLVVALWNRCSKAATVTAKWNVLGLESGTSVSVRNLWQVRKLNHMEISAEFTGIEGINNSTKMLQEMQWHHLVLELILMTVQCISLLPSQHHALNFNFVPMHCCVILVHGGDSTLAYASIFMHLISFEDEKTRVLL; from the exons ATGGGGAAGAGATGCTGTTTTTTCTCTCTGTATTTTGTGGGTCTTTCTCTATCTTTATGGCTGATTCGAGAGGCAGTTGCAGGGAGAGAAGAGCCTCTGCTGCAGAGCTATGAGAAATGGAATTTTGGGTATAGCAAATCTTTTAGTATGATTTTTGATACTTCCAAGTATGGGATTTTTCAGCTCAACAACGGCTTGGCTCGAACTCCTCAGATGGG ATGGAATAGCTGGAATTTTTTTGCTTGCAATATCAATGAAATTGTCATCAAGGAAACAG CTGATGCACTTATTTCAACTGGCTTGGCTGATTTAGGTTATGTTTATGTCAACATAG ATGATTGTTGGTCTTCTGCAACACGAGAGGTACAG GGTCAGTTGGTCCCTGATCCAAAAACATTTCCATCGGGAATCAAAGCTCTTGCGGATTATGTACATGGGAAAGGCCTCAAGCTTGGTATCTATTCTGATGCTGG GATTTTTACATGTCAAGTTCGACCAGGGTCACTTTACCATGAAAAAGATGATGCAGACTTGTTTGCTTCTTGG GATGTGGATTATCTAAAGTATGATAACTGTTACAATTTGGGCATTGAACCAAAAAAAAG GTACCCACCAATGCGTGATGCTCTTAATGCAACTGGACGTACAATTTTCTATTCACTTTGTGAATG GGGTGTCGATGACCCTGCCTTATGGGCTGGGAAAGTTGGAAATAGTTGGCGCACAACAGATGACATCAACAATTCATGGGCAAG CATGACCACTTTAGCTGATCTGAATGATAAATGGGCAGCCTACGCAGGACCTGGTGGATGGAATG ATCCAGATATGTTGGAAGTTGGCAATGGAGGCATGACTTACCAGGAGTATCGTGCTCATTTTAGCATCTGGGCTTTGATGAAG GCCCCACTTTTGATTGGTTGCGACGTGAGAAACATGACAGCAGAAACTTATGAGATTCTAACAAATGAGGAGGTCATTGCCATAAACCAAG ACCCACTTGGGGTCCAGGGAAGGAAAGTTTACACTGCTGGAACTGATGGTTGCCTACAG GTCTGGGCAGGTCCTTTGTCAGGAAATCGCTTAGTGGTTGCTCTCTGGAATCGTTGTTCCAAAGCTGCAACAGTTACAGCTAAATGGAATGTACTTGGGCTTGAATCTGGCACCAGTGTCTCAGTGCGAAACTTGTGGCAGGTAAGGAAACTGAATCACATGGAGATTTCGGCAGAGTTTACTGGTATTGAAGGCATAAACAACAG CACAAAGATGTTACAGGAGATGCAGTGGCATCATTTGGTGCTCGAGTTGATTCTCATGACTGTGCAATGTATATCTTTACTCCCCAGTCAGCATCACGCTCTGAATTTTAATTTTGTTCCTATGCATTGCTGTGTGATTCTAGTTCATGGGGGTGATTCCACTCTTGCTTATGCTTCAATATTTATGCATCTAATTTCCTTTGAAGATGAGAAAACTAGAGTGTTATTATAG
- the LOC110668068 gene encoding alpha-galactosidase 3 isoform X3 codes for MGKRCCFFSLYFVGLSLSLWLIREAVAGREEPLLQSYEKWNFGYSKSFSMIFDTSKYGIFQLNNGLARTPQMGWNSWNFFACNINEIVIKETADALISTGLADLGYVYVNIDDCWSSATREVQGQLVPDPKTFPSGIKALADYVHGKGLKLGIYSDAGIFTCQVRPGSLYHEKDDADLFASWDVDYLKYDNCYNLGIEPKKRYPPMRDALNATGRTIFYSLCEWGVDDPALWAGKVGNSWRTTDDINNSWASMTTLADLNDKWAAYAGPGGWNDPDMLEVGNGGMTYQEYRAHFSIWALMKAPLLIGCDVRNMTAETYEILTNEEVIAINQDPLGVQGRKVYTAGTDGCLQVWAGPLSGNRLVVALWNRCSKAATVTAKWNVLGLESGTSVSVRNLWQHKDVTGDAVASFGARVDSHDCAMSRRRVRTPMPIQEVSYLQILCTSFLNLYCHLL; via the exons ATGGGGAAGAGATGCTGTTTTTTCTCTCTGTATTTTGTGGGTCTTTCTCTATCTTTATGGCTGATTCGAGAGGCAGTTGCAGGGAGAGAAGAGCCTCTGCTGCAGAGCTATGAGAAATGGAATTTTGGGTATAGCAAATCTTTTAGTATGATTTTTGATACTTCCAAGTATGGGATTTTTCAGCTCAACAACGGCTTGGCTCGAACTCCTCAGATGGG ATGGAATAGCTGGAATTTTTTTGCTTGCAATATCAATGAAATTGTCATCAAGGAAACAG CTGATGCACTTATTTCAACTGGCTTGGCTGATTTAGGTTATGTTTATGTCAACATAG ATGATTGTTGGTCTTCTGCAACACGAGAGGTACAG GGTCAGTTGGTCCCTGATCCAAAAACATTTCCATCGGGAATCAAAGCTCTTGCGGATTATGTACATGGGAAAGGCCTCAAGCTTGGTATCTATTCTGATGCTGG GATTTTTACATGTCAAGTTCGACCAGGGTCACTTTACCATGAAAAAGATGATGCAGACTTGTTTGCTTCTTGG GATGTGGATTATCTAAAGTATGATAACTGTTACAATTTGGGCATTGAACCAAAAAAAAG GTACCCACCAATGCGTGATGCTCTTAATGCAACTGGACGTACAATTTTCTATTCACTTTGTGAATG GGGTGTCGATGACCCTGCCTTATGGGCTGGGAAAGTTGGAAATAGTTGGCGCACAACAGATGACATCAACAATTCATGGGCAAG CATGACCACTTTAGCTGATCTGAATGATAAATGGGCAGCCTACGCAGGACCTGGTGGATGGAATG ATCCAGATATGTTGGAAGTTGGCAATGGAGGCATGACTTACCAGGAGTATCGTGCTCATTTTAGCATCTGGGCTTTGATGAAG GCCCCACTTTTGATTGGTTGCGACGTGAGAAACATGACAGCAGAAACTTATGAGATTCTAACAAATGAGGAGGTCATTGCCATAAACCAAG ACCCACTTGGGGTCCAGGGAAGGAAAGTTTACACTGCTGGAACTGATGGTTGCCTACAG GTCTGGGCAGGTCCTTTGTCAGGAAATCGCTTAGTGGTTGCTCTCTGGAATCGTTGTTCCAAAGCTGCAACAGTTACAGCTAAATGGAATGTACTTGGGCTTGAATCTGGCACCAGTGTCTCAGTGCGAAACTTGTGGCAG CACAAAGATGTTACAGGAGATGCAGTGGCATCATTTGGTGCTCGAGTTGATTCTCATGACTGTGCAAT GTCCCGGAGAAGAGTAAGAACTCCCATGCCCATACAGGAAGTTTCATATTTGCAGATACTATGCACAAGCTTTTTAAATCTATATTGTCACCTACTATAG
- the LOC110668068 gene encoding alpha-galactosidase 3 isoform X8 — MGKRCCFFSLYFVGLSLSLWLIREAVAGREEPLLQSYEKWNFGYSKSFSMIFDTSKYGIFQLNNGLARTPQMGWNSWNFFACNINEIVIKETADALISTGLADLGYVYVNIDDCWSSATREVQGQLVPDPKTFPSGIKALADYVHGKGLKLGIYSDAGIFTCQVRPGSLYHEKDDADLFASWDVDYLKYDNCYNLGIEPKKRYPPMRDALNATGRTIFYSLCEWGVDDPALWAGKVGNSWRTTDDINNSWASMTTLADLNDKWAAYAGPGGWNDPDMLEVGNGGMTYQEYRAHFSIWALMKAPLLIGCDVRNMTAETYEILTNEEVIAINQDPLGVQGRKVYTAGTDGCLQVWAGPLSGNRLVVALWNRCSKAATVTAKWNVLGLESGTSVSVRNLWQHKDVTGDAVASFGARVDSHDCAMGRLASVEWRQVNI, encoded by the exons ATGGGGAAGAGATGCTGTTTTTTCTCTCTGTATTTTGTGGGTCTTTCTCTATCTTTATGGCTGATTCGAGAGGCAGTTGCAGGGAGAGAAGAGCCTCTGCTGCAGAGCTATGAGAAATGGAATTTTGGGTATAGCAAATCTTTTAGTATGATTTTTGATACTTCCAAGTATGGGATTTTTCAGCTCAACAACGGCTTGGCTCGAACTCCTCAGATGGG ATGGAATAGCTGGAATTTTTTTGCTTGCAATATCAATGAAATTGTCATCAAGGAAACAG CTGATGCACTTATTTCAACTGGCTTGGCTGATTTAGGTTATGTTTATGTCAACATAG ATGATTGTTGGTCTTCTGCAACACGAGAGGTACAG GGTCAGTTGGTCCCTGATCCAAAAACATTTCCATCGGGAATCAAAGCTCTTGCGGATTATGTACATGGGAAAGGCCTCAAGCTTGGTATCTATTCTGATGCTGG GATTTTTACATGTCAAGTTCGACCAGGGTCACTTTACCATGAAAAAGATGATGCAGACTTGTTTGCTTCTTGG GATGTGGATTATCTAAAGTATGATAACTGTTACAATTTGGGCATTGAACCAAAAAAAAG GTACCCACCAATGCGTGATGCTCTTAATGCAACTGGACGTACAATTTTCTATTCACTTTGTGAATG GGGTGTCGATGACCCTGCCTTATGGGCTGGGAAAGTTGGAAATAGTTGGCGCACAACAGATGACATCAACAATTCATGGGCAAG CATGACCACTTTAGCTGATCTGAATGATAAATGGGCAGCCTACGCAGGACCTGGTGGATGGAATG ATCCAGATATGTTGGAAGTTGGCAATGGAGGCATGACTTACCAGGAGTATCGTGCTCATTTTAGCATCTGGGCTTTGATGAAG GCCCCACTTTTGATTGGTTGCGACGTGAGAAACATGACAGCAGAAACTTATGAGATTCTAACAAATGAGGAGGTCATTGCCATAAACCAAG ACCCACTTGGGGTCCAGGGAAGGAAAGTTTACACTGCTGGAACTGATGGTTGCCTACAG GTCTGGGCAGGTCCTTTGTCAGGAAATCGCTTAGTGGTTGCTCTCTGGAATCGTTGTTCCAAAGCTGCAACAGTTACAGCTAAATGGAATGTACTTGGGCTTGAATCTGGCACCAGTGTCTCAGTGCGAAACTTGTGGCAG CACAAAGATGTTACAGGAGATGCAGTGGCATCATTTGGTGCTCGAGTTGATTCTCATGACTGTGCAAT GGGTAGATTGGCTTCTGTTGAGTGGCGACAGGTGAACATCTGA
- the LOC110668068 gene encoding alpha-galactosidase 3 isoform X4: protein MGKRCCFFSLYFVGLSLSLWLIREAVAGREEPLLQSYEKWNFGYSKSFSMIFDTSKYGIFQLNNGLARTPQMGWNSWNFFACNINEIVIKETADALISTGLADLGYVYVNIDDCWSSATREVQGQLVPDPKTFPSGIKALADYVHGKGLKLGIYSDAGIFTCQVRPGSLYHEKDDADLFASWDVDYLKYDNCYNLGIEPKKRYPPMRDALNATGRTIFYSLCEWGVDDPALWAGKVGNSWRTTDDINNSWASMTTLADLNDKWAAYAGPGGWNDPDMLEVGNGGMTYQEYRAHFSIWALMKAPLLIGCDVRNMTAETYEILTNEEVIAINQDPLGVQGRKVYTAGTDGCLQVWAGPLSGNRLVVALWNRCSKAATVTAKWNVLGLESGTSVSVRNLWQVRKLNHMEISAEFTGIEGINNSTKMLQEMQWHHLVLELILMTVQWVDWLLLSGDR from the exons ATGGGGAAGAGATGCTGTTTTTTCTCTCTGTATTTTGTGGGTCTTTCTCTATCTTTATGGCTGATTCGAGAGGCAGTTGCAGGGAGAGAAGAGCCTCTGCTGCAGAGCTATGAGAAATGGAATTTTGGGTATAGCAAATCTTTTAGTATGATTTTTGATACTTCCAAGTATGGGATTTTTCAGCTCAACAACGGCTTGGCTCGAACTCCTCAGATGGG ATGGAATAGCTGGAATTTTTTTGCTTGCAATATCAATGAAATTGTCATCAAGGAAACAG CTGATGCACTTATTTCAACTGGCTTGGCTGATTTAGGTTATGTTTATGTCAACATAG ATGATTGTTGGTCTTCTGCAACACGAGAGGTACAG GGTCAGTTGGTCCCTGATCCAAAAACATTTCCATCGGGAATCAAAGCTCTTGCGGATTATGTACATGGGAAAGGCCTCAAGCTTGGTATCTATTCTGATGCTGG GATTTTTACATGTCAAGTTCGACCAGGGTCACTTTACCATGAAAAAGATGATGCAGACTTGTTTGCTTCTTGG GATGTGGATTATCTAAAGTATGATAACTGTTACAATTTGGGCATTGAACCAAAAAAAAG GTACCCACCAATGCGTGATGCTCTTAATGCAACTGGACGTACAATTTTCTATTCACTTTGTGAATG GGGTGTCGATGACCCTGCCTTATGGGCTGGGAAAGTTGGAAATAGTTGGCGCACAACAGATGACATCAACAATTCATGGGCAAG CATGACCACTTTAGCTGATCTGAATGATAAATGGGCAGCCTACGCAGGACCTGGTGGATGGAATG ATCCAGATATGTTGGAAGTTGGCAATGGAGGCATGACTTACCAGGAGTATCGTGCTCATTTTAGCATCTGGGCTTTGATGAAG GCCCCACTTTTGATTGGTTGCGACGTGAGAAACATGACAGCAGAAACTTATGAGATTCTAACAAATGAGGAGGTCATTGCCATAAACCAAG ACCCACTTGGGGTCCAGGGAAGGAAAGTTTACACTGCTGGAACTGATGGTTGCCTACAG GTCTGGGCAGGTCCTTTGTCAGGAAATCGCTTAGTGGTTGCTCTCTGGAATCGTTGTTCCAAAGCTGCAACAGTTACAGCTAAATGGAATGTACTTGGGCTTGAATCTGGCACCAGTGTCTCAGTGCGAAACTTGTGGCAGGTAAGGAAACTGAATCACATGGAGATTTCGGCAGAGTTTACTGGTATTGAAGGCATAAACAACAG CACAAAGATGTTACAGGAGATGCAGTGGCATCATTTGGTGCTCGAGTTGATTCTCATGACTGTGCAAT GGGTAGATTGGCTTCTGTTGAGTGGCGACAGGTGA